One stretch of Chitinophaga pendula DNA includes these proteins:
- a CDS encoding carboxymuconolactone decarboxylase family protein, whose amino-acid sequence MERIAFREWPEGFMQAILQLEKFVATGGLEEQLMELVRARVSQINRCAFCLDMHFKEGVHNGETPLRMFGLSAWREMPFYSDKERAALEFAEKMTLLPADVDTDENLHAELNKHFSKQEIAFLTLGIAQINTWNRINKSFGSAAGHYKVGMLAGVK is encoded by the coding sequence ATGGAAAGGATCGCTTTTAGAGAATGGCCTGAAGGTTTCATGCAGGCCATATTACAACTCGAGAAATTTGTAGCCACCGGCGGACTGGAAGAGCAACTGATGGAATTGGTAAGAGCAAGGGTGTCACAGATCAATCGCTGTGCTTTTTGCCTGGATATGCACTTTAAAGAGGGAGTACACAATGGAGAAACTCCATTGCGCATGTTTGGATTGTCCGCCTGGAGGGAAATGCCGTTCTATTCAGATAAAGAACGCGCCGCACTCGAATTCGCCGAAAAAATGACTTTGCTGCCTGCAGATGTAGATACAGATGAAAACCTGCATGCAGAACTGAACAAACACTTCAGCAAGCAGGAAATCGCCTTCCTCACACTGGGTATCGCACAGATCAATACCTGGAACCGCATCAACAAATCCTTCGGCTCCGCAGCAGGGCATTATAAAGTTGGGATGCTCGCAGGGGTGAAATAG
- a CDS encoding sigma-70 family RNA polymerase sigma factor, giving the protein METLRPLLMTYAYNICGSFDDAGDIVQDAYLKYLQVEKEHIRDEKAYLVRMVINLSINRKKQQQSERHTYFGEWLPEPVATELADGNIRRKEILSYSLMILLEKLNPQQRAVFILKEAFNYEHTEIAAVLDITAEHSRQLFSRAKKQLAEDENKKKKTSPAASLHNYLEMVHSGDISRLESFLHDEVALYADGGGKVTAIKHPMFGRKPVLALLTAIHGKYFTQAQTKAVTVNHYPAIQFFDEGTIIACVIFEMDDTGLINNVFVIRNPDKLKNL; this is encoded by the coding sequence ATGGAAACACTACGTCCCCTATTAATGACTTACGCATATAATATCTGCGGCTCCTTCGACGATGCCGGAGATATCGTACAGGATGCCTATCTCAAATACTTACAAGTCGAAAAAGAACATATCCGGGACGAAAAAGCCTACCTCGTCCGAATGGTCATCAACCTTTCCATCAACCGTAAGAAACAACAACAGTCAGAAAGACATACCTACTTCGGGGAATGGCTTCCCGAACCCGTAGCCACCGAACTGGCCGATGGTAACATCCGCCGCAAAGAGATATTGTCCTACTCCCTGATGATACTGCTCGAAAAACTAAACCCTCAGCAAAGAGCCGTATTTATACTGAAAGAAGCCTTTAACTACGAACATACAGAGATCGCCGCCGTACTGGATATCACGGCCGAACACTCCCGGCAGCTCTTCAGCCGGGCCAAAAAACAACTGGCAGAAGACGAAAATAAAAAGAAGAAAACATCGCCCGCCGCATCCCTCCACAACTACCTGGAAATGGTCCATAGCGGAGACATCTCTCGCCTGGAATCTTTCCTCCACGACGAAGTGGCCTTGTACGCAGATGGCGGCGGAAAAGTTACCGCGATCAAACACCCGATGTTTGGACGCAAACCCGTATTGGCATTACTCACCGCTATTCATGGGAAATATTTCACACAGGCACAGACCAAGGCCGTTACTGTCAACCATTATCCTGCTATCCAGTTCTTTGACGAGGGAACAATAATTGCCTGCGTCATATTTGAGATGGATGATACCGGACTGATTAACAATGTGTTCGTTATCAGAAATCCCGATAAGCTAAAAAATTTATAA
- a CDS encoding ABC transporter permease, whose protein sequence is MFRHYLKSAWRQLFKEGHFTIFNLAGLSTGLACSLLIYLWAYDEFRFDHFHAQDGQLYQVMEHRPYEGTIRTSGETAPLLGEAIVRTMPEVSYAVPVTPPSWFGQMTIVAGKLPMKAPAIFAGKDYFNLFSYPLLQGHAQQVLADRQSVVISSRLAASLFPHVSNVLGKTIRWQIATEIRYATISGVFETMPAQSSVQADVVLPFEAFKALMNISGVLDNQNSFGPFFTYLLMKKGTDIPAFNKRLNAFIQEYNNGRQRQLFVRPYADNYLYSDYENGVLSGGRIKYVRLFSLIAAIILLIACINFMNLSTARATSNMKDIGIRKTIGARRHSIVWQYMTGAVLMSLLALLIATVLVVLLLPAFNHITGKQLTLSGSPHILLAFPLIALLTGLIAGSYPALYLSRFQPLSILKSKVHAATGALWLRKGLVVLQFTMSVVFIVAVLVVYQQIEYVQSQRAGYDKEHVIYFESEGKVPAHMSAFIASLKEIGGVGDAGAMVGNIIGGGPSIGIPWKTAQGETTLLFKPFLVSPTLLSTLGIPLKEGQGFSGNVAADSTKIILNETAVKVLGLTQPVGQRILWGSQYREVIGVAKDFHFESLHEAVKPVFFQADPLPSTIMVRLKAGETEQALADIRQFYQRYNPGFAFSYQFLDAAYQAQYVSEQRVAVLSRYFAGLAVLISCLGLSGLAAFSAEKRRKEIGIRKVLGATAGQLIHALSKDFLRSVIIAICLALPLAWYIMDKWLERFAYHVRVGVDTYLVAAVLMAGIALLAISIQTVRAALTNPTRSLRSE, encoded by the coding sequence ATGTTCCGACACTATTTGAAGAGCGCCTGGCGCCAGTTGTTCAAGGAAGGTCATTTTACTATATTCAATCTAGCGGGGTTATCGACCGGATTAGCCTGTTCGTTGCTGATCTATCTATGGGCTTATGATGAGTTCCGTTTTGATCATTTTCATGCGCAGGACGGTCAGCTTTACCAGGTGATGGAGCACCGGCCTTATGAGGGGACGATACGTACCAGTGGGGAGACGGCGCCCTTGCTGGGAGAGGCCATAGTACGAACGATGCCGGAGGTAAGTTATGCGGTGCCTGTCACTCCTCCTTCCTGGTTTGGACAGATGACCATTGTAGCAGGTAAGCTACCGATGAAGGCGCCCGCTATCTTTGCCGGTAAGGATTACTTTAATCTCTTCTCCTATCCTTTATTGCAAGGTCATGCGCAGCAGGTATTAGCAGACCGGCAGTCAGTGGTTATTTCGTCACGGCTGGCGGCTTCGCTGTTTCCTCATGTGTCTAATGTATTGGGGAAAACGATCCGATGGCAGATCGCTACGGAAATTCGGTATGCTACGATCAGCGGTGTATTCGAAACAATGCCGGCGCAATCGTCTGTACAGGCAGACGTAGTATTGCCTTTTGAAGCCTTTAAGGCGCTGATGAATATTTCGGGAGTGTTGGACAACCAAAATAGTTTCGGACCTTTTTTCACTTATCTGCTGATGAAAAAGGGTACGGATATTCCTGCATTTAACAAACGACTTAATGCCTTTATACAGGAATATAACAATGGGCGGCAGCGACAGTTGTTTGTGCGGCCTTATGCTGATAATTACCTGTATAGTGATTACGAGAACGGAGTCTTGAGTGGGGGGCGTATCAAATATGTGCGTTTATTCAGCCTGATCGCAGCGATCATTCTGTTGATTGCCTGTATCAACTTCATGAACCTGTCGACAGCGAGGGCAACGAGCAATATGAAGGACATTGGTATACGTAAAACGATAGGTGCCCGGCGGCACAGTATTGTATGGCAATATATGACCGGTGCGGTATTGATGTCATTGTTAGCATTGCTGATCGCTACGGTGTTGGTCGTATTATTACTACCGGCGTTCAATCATATTACAGGAAAGCAATTGACGTTGAGTGGCAGCCCGCATATATTGCTGGCCTTTCCCTTGATAGCCTTGTTGACGGGGTTGATCGCGGGCAGTTATCCGGCCTTGTATCTTTCGCGTTTCCAACCGTTATCGATATTGAAAAGTAAAGTACACGCTGCTACCGGAGCTTTGTGGTTAAGAAAGGGGCTGGTGGTATTACAATTCACTATGTCTGTGGTATTTATTGTGGCGGTGCTGGTGGTATATCAGCAGATCGAATACGTACAATCGCAGCGGGCCGGATATGATAAGGAGCACGTCATCTATTTTGAATCGGAAGGTAAGGTGCCGGCCCATATGTCTGCTTTTATCGCTTCGCTGAAAGAGATAGGCGGTGTCGGGGATGCCGGCGCCATGGTAGGTAATATTATCGGCGGAGGACCTTCTATCGGCATACCTTGGAAAACGGCCCAAGGAGAGACGACGTTACTTTTTAAACCCTTTTTAGTCAGTCCTACTTTATTATCGACATTAGGTATTCCCTTGAAGGAGGGACAAGGTTTTTCCGGTAACGTTGCTGCTGACAGTACAAAGATCATACTGAATGAGACCGCGGTGAAGGTGCTTGGCCTGACGCAGCCGGTGGGTCAGCGTATTCTTTGGGGTAGTCAGTACCGGGAGGTGATCGGTGTGGCGAAAGACTTTCATTTTGAGTCTTTGCATGAAGCGGTGAAACCTGTTTTCTTCCAGGCGGATCCGCTGCCGAGTACGATCATGGTACGATTGAAAGCCGGAGAGACGGAGCAGGCGTTGGCGGATATCCGGCAGTTCTACCAGCGATACAATCCCGGTTTTGCCTTTTCGTACCAGTTCCTGGATGCGGCTTATCAGGCGCAGTATGTGTCGGAGCAGCGCGTGGCTGTGTTATCGCGTTATTTTGCCGGGCTGGCGGTGCTGATCTCCTGTCTGGGGTTATCGGGGCTGGCGGCGTTCAGTGCAGAGAAAAGGCGTAAGGAAATCGGTATCCGGAAGGTACTCGGTGCTACTGCCGGGCAGCTGATACACGCTTTATCCAAAGATTTTCTCCGGTCGGTAATAATAGCGATCTGCCTGGCACTGCCGCTGGCCTGGTATATTATGGACAAATGGCTGGAGCGGTTTGCGTATCATGTACGAGTTGGTGTGGATACTTATCTGGTAGCTGCAGTGCTGATGGCTGGTATTGCTTTGCTGGCAATCAGTATTCAGACGGTGCGTGCTGCGTTAACAAACCCAACCAGGAGCCTACGGTCGGAATGA
- a CDS encoding DNA-formamidopyrimidine glycosylase family protein, with protein sequence MPELPDLQVFSHNLQKLVKGKKISGVQVVKAKKLNVSAKQLEQALAGQAVQSVYREGKELYFAIGKQHVLAMHLMLHGKLLYGAAGGGHKHTVLELVFVDDTALTLTDYSSMAKPTLDPEEPDAPDALSEAGGVKYLKAQLPQKRIHIKNFLLDQQLIRGIGNAYADEILWDARISPFSICNKLPADKISQLAKSIKKVLAAAEKKILASHPDIISGEVRDFMAVHHSKKAQSPTGADIHHKVVNSRKTYYTDEQVLFE encoded by the coding sequence ATGCCAGAATTACCAGACCTTCAGGTGTTTAGTCATAACCTGCAAAAGCTAGTTAAGGGGAAAAAGATAAGTGGGGTACAAGTAGTGAAGGCTAAAAAGCTTAATGTCAGTGCCAAACAGTTAGAGCAGGCGTTGGCAGGGCAGGCTGTACAATCTGTATACCGGGAAGGTAAGGAGTTATATTTTGCTATCGGTAAGCAACATGTGCTTGCGATGCACCTGATGCTTCACGGCAAGCTCTTGTATGGGGCTGCTGGCGGGGGGCATAAGCATACGGTGCTGGAGCTGGTATTTGTGGATGATACGGCATTGACCCTTACGGATTATAGTAGTATGGCGAAGCCTACGCTTGATCCGGAGGAACCTGATGCTCCCGATGCCTTGTCGGAGGCGGGAGGCGTCAAATACCTGAAGGCACAGCTACCGCAGAAGCGTATCCATATTAAGAACTTTCTGCTGGATCAGCAGCTGATCCGGGGCATAGGCAATGCCTATGCGGATGAGATATTATGGGATGCGCGTATCTCTCCTTTTTCTATTTGTAATAAGTTACCCGCGGATAAAATATCGCAATTGGCGAAGTCAATTAAAAAGGTGTTGGCGGCGGCGGAGAAAAAGATACTGGCATCGCATCCGGATATTATTAGCGGGGAGGTCAGGGATTTTATGGCGGTGCATCATTCCAAAAAAGCGCAAAGTCCGACAGGGGCGGACATTCATCATAAGGTGGTTAATTCCCGTAAAACATATTATACGGATGAGCAAGTTCTTTTTGAGTAG
- a CDS encoding winged helix-turn-helix transcriptional regulator: MRHPAYTLPPLLPAYALLRLSVRYGELKRLLPDISEKMLIHELKELVANGIVEKRAYPEIPPRVEYELTAIGYKAIPILDSIIAFSEEHLKVCEESPLKVSLT; the protein is encoded by the coding sequence ATGCGCCATCCGGCGTATACCCTACCACCTCTTCTCCCAGCGTATGCCCTTTTACGTCTTTCAGTGCGCTATGGGGAGTTAAAGCGATTGCTGCCGGATATCAGCGAGAAGATGCTGATCCATGAGTTAAAGGAGTTGGTTGCCAATGGTATCGTAGAGAAGCGGGCTTACCCGGAGATACCTCCGCGGGTGGAATATGAGTTGACGGCTATCGGGTATAAAGCTATTCCTATCCTGGATAGTATCATTGCTTTTTCGGAAGAGCATTTGAAGGTGTGCGAGGAGTCGCCTTTGAAAGTATCGCTTACTTAA
- a CDS encoding ComC/BlpC family leader-containing pheromone/bacteriocin, protein MKKTISQFEVISRHDLQQINGGGSRHALPACLAFCRRTEEGLNCGPTAYCECLNNVCYRR, encoded by the coding sequence ATGAAAAAGACTATTTCCCAATTCGAAGTAATTTCCCGTCATGATCTGCAACAGATCAACGGAGGAGGCAGCAGACATGCACTTCCGGCCTGTCTGGCTTTTTGCCGGCGTACGGAGGAAGGTCTCAACTGCGGACCTACAGCTTATTGTGAGTGTCTGAATAATGTGTGTTACCGGAGGTAA
- a CDS encoding ComC/BlpC family leader-containing pheromone/bacteriocin has product MKKTLHLHAFETLSRTDLQDIHGGGVYRRDDFCIYFCVSSPEGWLSCGPTGRCSCQFGYCSMV; this is encoded by the coding sequence ATGAAAAAGACATTGCATTTGCACGCTTTTGAGACATTATCCCGTACCGACCTGCAAGATATTCATGGTGGTGGAGTGTACAGAAGAGATGATTTCTGTATTTATTTCTGCGTATCGTCTCCAGAGGGCTGGCTGAGCTGTGGCCCGACTGGGCGTTGTTCCTGCCAGTTTGGTTATTGCTCCATGGTTTAA
- a CDS encoding reprolysin-like metallopeptidase has protein sequence MRTLLCFCLLLMAGLPLSAQTPPSYWTPVSEGQLRQDIFRKQYKPSSYKMYKLEYGAFRQALTGATARKGATPAVFTFPNAEGQPERFAVTEASVMEPALAARYPGLRSYSGKGIDDPTSTIRFDVSPAGFNAIILSGGQQTLYINEVDATNQYYIIFSRQDARPVDAFRCLTKDSSVAVPIGDNRRGALPNSNDGQLRTFRLALAATGEYGLFFLDGTETTDQERKLKVMTALHTMVTRMNGIYERDFGVRMLMVANSDKIAFFDPAKDPWTGDLYYRTQYVCDSLIGNDNYDVGHVVSQGGSGGVAGGIGAVCLRGVKGTGYTSTAAPVGDPFTIDYVAHELGHMFGANHTFSMRTEGTGANMEPGSGSTIMGYAGITGLTDVQPNSDDYFHTYSIRQVTDYINFGAAGANCAVVVPTGNNVPIVNAGRDYVIPRSTPFMLTGLAQDLDAGDVLTYCWEQVDDRGASGSGFSSIPDANSNRGPLFRSFKPVLNPSRMFPRLPDILSGLNGSKWEVLPAVARTLTFRLTVKDNRTGGGANASADARVTIADGAGPFKVTYPDTSLVWGAGTKKTVTWNVARSNLAPVNCRNVRILLSTDGGYSFRDTLSVITPNDGSEVITVPNITTTRARIKVEAIGNIFFDISNRNIKISPLPSGLNTINITASSATLLWHTLAGAYSYEAQYRLLRDTLWTIAADGTWDTTAQLSNLRSDTTYEWRVRSWLPWDSSDYAYTTFRTEKVKVCKSIYDTDQNDSWRRAVDIPLNTLIRGAIDPADDVDYYRFQLQAGEVVVVKLDNLPADYNLSLRDKDGKLIKQSYRSGLVAEEISYTVPTTGLYHVAIAPADRVNGAGPGVCYHLTVTTATTLRNGAVTVATPNIGNATAAASRYTVYPNPARHEIRLQGVAGKTALVGIQVFNVQGKLVKQSSAVSPQQPIDISALPSGTYILQVQERGQVSQSIKFIKE, from the coding sequence ATGAGAACACTTCTATGTTTCTGTCTGTTGTTGATGGCGGGCTTGCCGCTTTCTGCGCAGACGCCCCCCTCCTATTGGACGCCTGTCAGTGAAGGGCAGTTAAGACAGGATATTTTCCGTAAGCAGTACAAGCCCAGTTCGTACAAGATGTACAAGCTGGAGTATGGTGCATTCCGGCAGGCGCTTACCGGCGCTACTGCGCGTAAGGGCGCTACGCCGGCGGTATTTACATTTCCCAATGCGGAAGGTCAGCCGGAGCGATTTGCAGTAACGGAGGCCAGCGTGATGGAGCCAGCATTAGCTGCGCGTTATCCCGGGTTACGGTCTTATTCGGGGAAAGGGATAGATGACCCTACGTCGACTATCCGTTTTGATGTTTCTCCTGCCGGGTTCAATGCCATTATTTTATCCGGTGGGCAGCAAACCCTTTACATTAATGAGGTGGATGCTACGAACCAGTATTACATTATTTTCTCCCGCCAGGATGCCAGGCCGGTGGATGCTTTCCGTTGTCTTACGAAAGATTCGTCTGTTGCGGTGCCTATCGGCGATAACCGGCGTGGGGCGCTGCCTAACAGTAATGACGGGCAGTTGCGGACGTTCCGGCTGGCGTTGGCTGCTACCGGGGAGTATGGTCTTTTTTTCCTGGACGGTACGGAGACTACTGACCAGGAGCGCAAGCTGAAGGTGATGACGGCACTACATACGATGGTGACCCGTATGAATGGTATCTATGAACGTGATTTTGGTGTGCGTATGCTGATGGTGGCCAACAGCGACAAGATTGCTTTTTTTGATCCGGCAAAAGATCCCTGGACTGGTGATTTGTATTACCGTACGCAGTATGTATGCGATTCGCTGATCGGTAATGACAACTACGATGTAGGGCATGTGGTAAGTCAGGGAGGTAGTGGAGGTGTTGCCGGAGGTATTGGGGCGGTATGTCTGCGCGGGGTGAAAGGTACCGGTTATACTTCTACTGCTGCGCCGGTAGGTGATCCATTTACTATTGATTATGTGGCGCATGAGTTGGGCCATATGTTTGGCGCCAATCATACTTTCTCCATGCGGACGGAAGGAACCGGTGCCAATATGGAACCTGGCAGCGGCAGTACTATCATGGGCTATGCCGGTATCACCGGGCTTACGGATGTACAGCCTAACTCTGACGATTATTTTCATACCTACAGTATACGGCAGGTAACGGACTACATCAACTTTGGTGCAGCCGGCGCCAATTGTGCGGTGGTGGTACCTACGGGCAACAATGTCCCTATTGTCAATGCCGGCCGTGATTATGTCATTCCCCGTTCGACTCCATTTATGTTGACGGGGCTGGCACAAGACCTGGATGCCGGGGACGTACTGACCTATTGTTGGGAGCAAGTGGATGACAGAGGGGCCAGTGGTTCTGGCTTCAGTTCGATACCGGATGCTAATTCGAATCGCGGGCCATTGTTCCGCTCATTCAAGCCTGTGTTGAACCCGTCCCGGATGTTCCCCCGCCTGCCGGATATTTTGTCCGGGTTAAACGGCTCTAAGTGGGAGGTATTACCAGCGGTAGCGCGTACATTGACTTTCCGGTTGACGGTGAAGGATAACCGCACCGGTGGCGGTGCTAATGCCAGTGCGGATGCGCGGGTAACGATCGCTGACGGAGCAGGTCCTTTCAAAGTGACTTATCCTGATACGTCTTTAGTCTGGGGTGCTGGTACTAAAAAAACGGTGACCTGGAATGTGGCGCGTAGTAACCTGGCGCCGGTAAACTGTCGTAATGTACGCATCCTGTTGTCTACAGACGGCGGCTATTCTTTCCGGGATACACTGTCGGTGATCACTCCTAACGACGGCAGCGAGGTGATTACGGTACCGAATATCACTACAACCCGGGCACGTATCAAGGTAGAAGCGATCGGTAATATTTTCTTTGATATTTCCAACCGTAATATCAAGATCAGTCCGTTGCCCAGCGGGTTGAATACGATCAATATCACTGCCAGCAGTGCCACTCTGCTATGGCATACGCTCGCTGGTGCTTACAGCTATGAGGCACAATATCGTTTGTTGCGTGATACGCTGTGGACGATTGCTGCAGACGGCACCTGGGATACGACGGCGCAGTTGAGCAACCTGCGATCCGACACTACTTACGAGTGGCGGGTACGCAGCTGGTTGCCCTGGGATTCCAGCGATTATGCCTATACTACTTTCCGTACGGAGAAGGTGAAGGTCTGCAAGAGCATTTACGATACTGACCAGAATGACAGCTGGCGGAGGGCGGTGGATATTCCGTTGAATACGCTGATCCGTGGTGCTATCGACCCGGCAGACGATGTGGATTACTACCGGTTCCAGTTGCAAGCCGGCGAGGTAGTGGTAGTGAAGCTGGATAATTTGCCGGCGGACTATAACCTCAGTTTGCGTGATAAGGACGGTAAGCTGATCAAACAGTCTTATCGGAGCGGGCTTGTAGCGGAAGAGATCAGTTATACGGTGCCTACAACCGGTTTGTATCATGTGGCGATTGCGCCCGCTGACCGGGTGAATGGTGCTGGTCCTGGTGTATGTTATCATCTGACGGTAACGACTGCTACTACGCTCAGGAATGGTGCAGTAACGGTAGCTACTCCAAACATAGGGAATGCAACAGCTGCAGCAAGCCGTTATACTGTTTATCCTAATCCTGCCCGCCACGAGATCCGTCTGCAAGGCGTTGCCGGCAAAACAGCGCTGGTAGGTATACAGGTATTCAATGTACAAGGCAAGCTGGTAAAACAGTCATCTGCAGTGTCTCCTCAACAGCCGATAGATATTAGTGCGTTACCATCCGGTACTTACATTTTACAGGTACAGGAACGTGGCCAGGTATCTCAAAGCATCAAGTTTATCAAAGAGTAG
- a CDS encoding basic secretory protein-like protein — translation MRTTKAHLLIASSTLLLTINACTKSSLVSPDIATNQTPQVATERAATPVGTVVYTSNGYTLTFTNKDAGFDDAIRQRFVDIFFQVYPQLLSRFNTGASKSVTFIVDPAYTGVAATSGGRITYNPGWFRSNPQDVDVVTHEIMHVVQAYPGGAPGWLTEGIADFVRYKYGVNNAAAGWSLPAYSSSQHYTNSYRITARFLAWLELRVSNTIVNQLNTALRNQTYTANTWNQLTGKSVDQLWADYGRNPAL, via the coding sequence ATGAGAACAACAAAAGCTCATCTACTCATTGCAAGCAGCACTTTGCTTCTGACAATTAATGCATGTACCAAATCTTCCCTGGTGTCTCCAGACATTGCAACCAACCAAACGCCCCAAGTAGCTACGGAACGCGCAGCAACCCCGGTAGGAACGGTAGTATATACCAGTAATGGTTATACGCTTACGTTCACCAATAAGGATGCTGGATTTGACGATGCTATCCGCCAGCGGTTTGTAGACATCTTTTTCCAGGTGTATCCACAGCTGTTGAGCCGTTTTAACACGGGCGCCAGCAAGTCAGTTACTTTTATTGTTGATCCTGCTTATACAGGTGTTGCCGCTACTTCGGGCGGCAGGATCACTTACAATCCTGGTTGGTTCCGCAGCAATCCTCAGGATGTAGATGTAGTCACGCATGAGATCATGCACGTAGTACAGGCTTATCCTGGCGGTGCGCCCGGGTGGCTGACAGAAGGGATTGCCGATTTTGTCCGCTATAAATATGGTGTAAACAATGCGGCAGCCGGATGGTCTTTACCCGCTTATTCTTCTTCCCAACACTACACGAACAGTTACCGTATCACAGCCAGGTTCCTGGCTTGGCTGGAATTACGTGTCAGCAATACGATCGTGAACCAGCTTAACACGGCTTTGCGTAACCAGACCTACACTGCCAATACCTGGAATCAGCTTACGGGTAAGTCAGTAGATCAGTTATGGGCTGACTATGGTCGTAATCCAGCTTTATAA
- a CDS encoding phosphatidylinositol-specific phospholipase C has product MKTQRMLIATMAFVTLGAMNACQKDVQDLTPGALTKEKKQAVTTEQVWSLNNWMTSLPDNNNLAKLSIPGTHDSGARHEPLGGTAKTQTLSIREQLDAGVRFLDVRCRHIDNAFAIHHGAIYQQLNFDDVLNATISFLNANPKECVVMSIKEEHTPSNNNRSFEETFNTYVQKNPSKWYLGETIPTLGTARGKIVLVRRFGASNVKGIDVTNWADKATFSINNGNASLRVQDQYEVKNNDNKWNAITGLLSEAKSGSDTVMYLNFTSGYAPMIFGIPNITKVSDDMNGRLNNYFTAGTKGRFGIVIMDFATGDRAGKIISTNF; this is encoded by the coding sequence ATGAAAACACAACGTATGCTGATCGCCACAATGGCATTTGTTACCCTAGGTGCCATGAACGCTTGCCAGAAAGACGTACAGGACCTCACGCCCGGCGCACTGACAAAAGAAAAAAAACAAGCCGTAACCACAGAACAGGTATGGTCCCTCAATAACTGGATGACCAGCTTACCCGACAACAACAACCTGGCTAAATTGTCCATACCTGGTACGCACGATTCCGGCGCCAGACACGAACCACTAGGCGGCACCGCCAAAACACAGACATTGAGCATCCGCGAACAACTGGATGCTGGCGTACGTTTCCTGGATGTAAGATGCCGCCACATCGATAATGCCTTCGCTATCCACCATGGCGCTATCTACCAGCAACTTAACTTCGATGATGTGCTCAACGCCACCATCAGCTTCCTGAACGCTAACCCCAAAGAATGTGTCGTAATGAGCATAAAAGAAGAACATACGCCTTCCAACAACAACCGCTCCTTCGAAGAAACATTCAACACCTACGTACAAAAGAACCCGTCCAAATGGTACCTCGGAGAAACCATCCCTACACTGGGCACCGCCAGAGGTAAGATCGTACTCGTAAGAAGATTCGGCGCCAGCAACGTAAAAGGCATCGACGTCACCAACTGGGCCGACAAAGCTACTTTCTCCATCAACAACGGAAACGCCAGCCTACGTGTACAGGACCAGTACGAAGTAAAGAATAACGACAATAAATGGAATGCCATCACCGGCCTGCTCTCTGAAGCTAAATCCGGCAGCGACACAGTAATGTACCTCAACTTCACCAGCGGATATGCACCAATGATATTCGGTATCCCCAACATTACCAAAGTATCCGATGACATGAATGGTCGTCTTAACAACTATTTCACAGCGGGTACAAAAGGTCGGTTCGGTATCGTTATTATGGACTTCGCCACCGGCGACAGAGCAGGTAAGATCATCTCCACTAACTTCTGA